A region from the Nocardioides exalbidus genome encodes:
- a CDS encoding thiolase family protein codes for MPRPQREVVFVDGVRTPFGKAKGQYAETRADDLVIKSIRELMRRNPSLPPERVDEVAIAATTQIGDQGLTLGRTAALLAGLPQSVPGYSIDRMCAGAMTAVTSTASGIAFGAYDVAIAGGVEHMGRHPMGEGVDPNPRILSERIVNPDALVMGKTAENLHDRYPTITRQRVDAYAVRSQQKTKAAYDAGKIQPDLVPVATRSAEAGWGLATLDEPMRPETTMESLAGLKTPFRSHGNVTAGNAAGINDGATAALLADEETARELGLPVKMRLVTYSFVGVEPEVMGAGPIPATEKALRLAGLTIDDIDAFEVNEAFAVQVLAFLEHFGIADDDERVNPYGGAIAMGHPLASSGVRLMNQLARQFEERPEVRYGLTTMCIGIGMGGTVIWENPHWTGSTSESTGDDK; via the coding sequence GTGCCCCGTCCCCAGCGTGAGGTCGTCTTCGTCGACGGCGTGCGCACCCCGTTCGGCAAGGCCAAGGGCCAGTACGCCGAGACGCGCGCCGACGACCTCGTCATCAAGTCCATCCGCGAGCTGATGCGGCGCAACCCGTCGCTGCCGCCCGAGCGGGTCGACGAGGTCGCGATCGCGGCCACCACCCAGATCGGCGACCAGGGCCTGACCCTCGGCCGCACCGCCGCCCTCCTCGCGGGGCTGCCGCAGAGCGTCCCCGGCTACTCCATCGACCGCATGTGCGCGGGCGCGATGACCGCGGTGACCAGCACCGCGTCGGGCATCGCCTTCGGGGCCTACGACGTCGCCATCGCCGGCGGTGTCGAGCACATGGGTCGCCACCCGATGGGCGAGGGCGTCGACCCCAACCCGCGGATCCTGTCGGAGCGGATCGTGAACCCGGACGCCCTCGTCATGGGCAAGACCGCGGAGAACCTCCACGACCGCTACCCCACGATCACCCGGCAGCGCGTGGACGCGTACGCCGTGCGCAGCCAGCAGAAGACCAAGGCCGCCTACGACGCCGGCAAGATCCAGCCCGACCTGGTGCCCGTCGCGACCCGCTCCGCCGAGGCCGGCTGGGGCCTGGCCACGCTCGACGAGCCGATGCGCCCCGAGACGACCATGGAGTCGCTCGCCGGGCTCAAGACGCCGTTCCGCTCGCACGGCAACGTGACCGCGGGCAACGCCGCCGGCATCAACGACGGCGCGACCGCCGCGCTCCTCGCCGACGAGGAGACCGCACGCGAGCTCGGCCTGCCCGTCAAGATGCGCCTGGTGACCTACTCCTTCGTCGGCGTCGAGCCCGAGGTGATGGGCGCCGGCCCGATCCCGGCGACCGAGAAGGCGCTGAGGCTCGCCGGCCTGACGATCGACGACATCGACGCGTTCGAGGTCAACGAGGCGTTCGCCGTGCAGGTGCTCGCCTTCCTCGAGCACTTCGGCATCGCCGACGACGACGAGCGGGTGAACCCCTACGGCGGCGCGATCGCGATGGGGCACCCCCTCGCGTCGTCCGGCGTACGCCTCATGAACCAGCTGGCGCGCCAGTTCGAGGAGCGCCCCGAGGTCCGCTACGGCCTCACCACCATGTGCATCGGCATCGGCATGGGCGGGACCGTGATCTGGGAGAACCCCCACTGGACCGGCAGCACCTCCGAGTCGACGGGAGACGACAAGTGA
- a CDS encoding PAC2 family protein, which produces MADRLVHIVDDAEVLADAGDLTMVCVLTGFLDAGKSAELAASHLAELSDGKVVATFDVDALHDYRARRPPVTFVRDHYVDYEAPRLVVRALRDTGGTPFLLLTGPEPDIRWEAFARAVREVVDHFGVARVVSLGAVPMAVPHTRPIAITPHANRPDLVPGESPWQGELRVPASAQALLEIRLGEWGLDALGFVAHIPHYLAQMEYPQAALVLLEHLEIGGHLTIDLGDLRESAEITETEVDRYLSSHDEVGDVVRGLEQQYDSFREAEAAGSSLLAGDEPLPTGEEIGSAFEAFLADLDDQSKNDGDDPGWEER; this is translated from the coding sequence ATGGCCGACAGACTCGTGCACATCGTCGACGACGCCGAGGTGCTGGCCGACGCCGGTGACCTGACGATGGTCTGCGTGCTCACCGGATTCCTCGACGCGGGCAAGTCTGCGGAGCTCGCCGCCTCGCACCTCGCCGAGCTCTCCGACGGCAAGGTCGTCGCGACCTTCGACGTCGACGCGCTCCACGACTACCGCGCGCGCCGGCCTCCCGTGACCTTCGTCCGCGACCACTACGTCGACTACGAGGCGCCCCGCCTGGTCGTCCGGGCGCTCCGCGACACCGGAGGCACGCCCTTCCTCCTGCTCACCGGACCCGAGCCCGACATCCGCTGGGAGGCCTTCGCCCGCGCGGTCCGCGAGGTCGTCGACCACTTCGGCGTGGCCCGGGTGGTGAGCCTCGGCGCCGTGCCGATGGCCGTCCCGCACACCCGCCCGATCGCGATCACGCCCCACGCCAACCGGCCCGACCTCGTCCCCGGCGAGAGCCCGTGGCAGGGCGAGCTCCGCGTCCCGGCGAGCGCGCAGGCGCTGCTCGAGATCCGGCTGGGCGAGTGGGGCCTCGACGCCCTCGGCTTCGTCGCCCACATCCCGCACTACCTCGCGCAGATGGAGTACCCCCAGGCCGCGCTCGTCCTGCTCGAGCACCTCGAGATCGGCGGGCACCTCACCATCGACCTCGGCGACCTGCGCGAGTCCGCGGAGATCACCGAGACCGAGGTCGACCGCTACCTCTCCTCCCACGACGAGGTCGGCGACGTGGTGCGCGGACTGGAGCAGCAGTACGACTCCTTCCGCGAGGCCGAGGCCGCCGGCTCGTCCCTCCTGGCCGGCGACGAGCCGCTCCCGACGGGCGAGGAGATCGGCAGCGCCTTCGAGGCGTTCCTCGCCGACCTCGACGACCAGTCGAAGAACGACGGCGACGACCCGGGCTGGGAGGAGCGCTGA
- a CDS encoding acyl-CoA thioesterase, with product MAGSAGELAELLDLERLEVDLYRGAQARTERQRVFGGQVAGQAVVAATRSVDDGYVLHSLHSYFLRPGDTTVPIVYDVERIRDGRSFVTRRVSARQHGRPIYYLTANFQVPEDGFEHQDRMPDVVPPEQAVPLVDLVRAQGREQGEDWEREWSALDLRYVGVSGQGLPADPDHPAQARIWARVAGRLSDDPTLQEAAFTYASDLTLLGASLVPHGVTLGSPRLVPASLDHTIWFHKPFRADEWWLYDQFSPFAGGGRGLALARVFSQDGDLVATVAQEGLIRLHDGRGR from the coding sequence ATGGCGGGCAGCGCCGGGGAGCTCGCCGAGCTCCTCGACCTCGAGCGCCTCGAGGTCGACCTCTACCGCGGGGCCCAGGCGAGGACCGAGCGCCAGCGGGTCTTCGGCGGGCAGGTCGCCGGGCAGGCCGTGGTCGCGGCCACCCGCAGCGTCGACGACGGCTACGTCCTGCACTCGCTGCACTCCTACTTCCTGCGCCCGGGCGACACCACGGTCCCGATCGTCTACGACGTCGAGCGCATCCGTGACGGCCGCTCGTTCGTCACCCGACGGGTCTCGGCACGCCAGCACGGCCGCCCGATCTACTACCTCACCGCCAACTTCCAGGTGCCCGAGGACGGCTTCGAGCACCAGGACCGGATGCCCGACGTGGTCCCGCCCGAGCAGGCGGTGCCCCTGGTCGACCTGGTGCGCGCACAGGGCAGGGAGCAGGGCGAGGACTGGGAGCGCGAGTGGTCGGCGCTCGACCTGCGCTACGTCGGCGTCAGCGGCCAGGGACTGCCGGCCGACCCGGACCACCCCGCCCAGGCCCGCATCTGGGCGCGCGTCGCCGGTCGGCTCTCCGACGACCCGACGCTCCAGGAGGCGGCGTTCACCTACGCCAGCGACCTCACGCTGCTCGGCGCCTCGCTCGTCCCGCACGGGGTGACGCTCGGGTCGCCGCGGCTCGTGCCCGCCTCGCTCGACCACACGATCTGGTTCCACAAGCCGTTCCGAGCCGACGAGTGGTGGCTCTACGACCAGTTCTCGCCGTTCGCCGGCGGGGGTCGCGGGCTCGCGCTCGCCCGCGTCTTCTCCCAGGACGGCGACCTGGTCGCGACGGTCGCCCAGGAGGGCCTCATCCGGCTCCACGACGGACGCGGCAGGTAG
- a CDS encoding MaoC/PaaZ C-terminal domain-containing protein: MPGTKLLTGEPGDLTTLVRAALPVVPGVNRLPGVRKGPASAFDGLAYAREAVGVERARVEAYAGVCGFPRKDVVPLTYPHLRAFPLHMAIMSDPAFPYPAIGMVHVENVITAHRAIGVGERLDVTTAVGEPRPHARGVLLDFVTTVSAAAGGDTAWESTSTYLRRGRTVDGDPAPGLEVLDPPTGGVRWRLPADLGRTYAAVSGDANPIHLYPLTARALGFRRQIAHGMWTLARSVAAIENRLPDAVTVEVAFKKPVFLPGTVSYAARQDDTGWTFAMTSPKDGSPHLLGRTTPA, translated from the coding sequence ATGCCCGGCACCAAGCTCCTCACCGGCGAGCCCGGCGACCTGACGACCCTGGTCCGGGCGGCGCTGCCCGTCGTGCCCGGCGTCAACCGGCTGCCCGGCGTGCGCAAGGGCCCGGCCTCGGCCTTCGACGGCCTCGCCTACGCCCGCGAGGCCGTCGGGGTCGAGCGCGCCCGCGTGGAGGCGTACGCCGGTGTGTGCGGCTTCCCCCGCAAGGACGTCGTACCCCTCACGTATCCGCACCTGCGCGCCTTCCCGCTCCACATGGCGATCATGAGCGACCCGGCGTTCCCCTACCCCGCCATCGGGATGGTGCACGTGGAGAACGTGATCACCGCGCACCGCGCGATCGGCGTCGGCGAGCGCCTCGACGTCACCACAGCGGTCGGCGAGCCCCGGCCGCACGCCCGCGGCGTCCTGCTCGACTTCGTCACCACCGTCTCGGCCGCCGCGGGCGGGGACACGGCGTGGGAGTCCACGTCGACGTACCTCCGGCGGGGACGGACCGTCGACGGCGACCCGGCGCCCGGCCTCGAGGTCCTCGACCCGCCGACCGGCGGCGTCCGGTGGCGGCTGCCCGCCGACCTCGGGCGGACCTACGCCGCCGTGTCGGGCGACGCCAACCCGATCCACCTCTACCCGCTGACGGCTAGGGCGCTGGGCTTCCGCCGCCAGATCGCGCACGGCATGTGGACGCTCGCGCGCTCGGTCGCCGCCATCGAGAACCGGCTTCCCGACGCGGTGACCGTGGAGGTCGCCTTCAAGAAGCCGGTGTTCCTCCCCGGAACGGTGTCCTACGCAGCGCGGCAGGACGACACGGGCTGGACCTTCGCGATGACCAGCCCGAAGGACGGCTCGCCCCACCTGCTGGGTCGTACGACGCCCGCCTGA
- a CDS encoding 3-oxoacyl-ACP reductase, producing MSDRYQGFVSTPVGQLFVKNLGLPNPTTLERWTGGGTLVDGLVVLGGDGRLGDVLPTTLDGLGIASATGLEEGARAKALVFDATGITDTTGLVALREFFTPLLRRLETCPRVVVIGTPPETTTGAERIAQRALEGFTRSLGKEIGRGGTVQLVYVAPAADGAIDSTLAFLLSPKSAYVSGQVVRIGAHGSTATDHVADWSQPLAGKVALVTGASRGIGAEIARVLHRDGATVVGVDVPQAASELQDLMAELDGDHLVLDITNKDAPQRIAHHLRERHGGVDVVVHNAGIIRDKKLANMAEDRWSSVIAVNLTAPELISRELLDSGVVNDGGRIIGVASIAGIAGNVGQTNYATSKAGVIGLVESLRDELDRGITVNAVAPGFIITQMTAAVPFATREVGQRLNAMSQGGLPVDVAETIAWFASTGSGAVNGNVVRVCGQMMLGA from the coding sequence ATGAGCGATCGTTACCAGGGCTTCGTGTCCACCCCCGTCGGCCAGCTGTTCGTGAAGAACCTCGGCCTGCCCAACCCCACTACCCTCGAGCGCTGGACGGGCGGGGGGACGCTCGTCGACGGGCTCGTCGTGCTCGGCGGCGACGGTCGGCTCGGCGACGTGCTGCCGACGACCCTCGACGGCCTCGGCATCGCCTCGGCGACCGGGCTCGAGGAGGGCGCACGCGCGAAGGCGCTCGTCTTCGACGCCACCGGCATCACCGACACGACCGGGCTCGTCGCGCTGCGGGAGTTCTTCACCCCGCTCCTGCGTCGCCTGGAGACCTGCCCGCGCGTCGTGGTCATCGGCACGCCGCCGGAGACGACCACCGGCGCCGAGCGGATCGCGCAGCGCGCGCTCGAGGGCTTCACCCGCTCGCTCGGCAAGGAGATCGGCCGCGGCGGCACGGTGCAGCTGGTCTACGTCGCCCCTGCCGCCGACGGCGCGATCGACTCGACGCTCGCGTTCCTCCTCTCCCCCAAGTCGGCCTACGTCTCGGGGCAGGTCGTGCGCATCGGCGCCCACGGCTCCACCGCGACCGACCACGTCGCCGACTGGTCGCAGCCGCTCGCCGGCAAGGTCGCCCTCGTGACCGGGGCGAGTCGAGGCATCGGCGCGGAGATCGCACGCGTCCTGCACCGCGACGGCGCGACGGTCGTCGGCGTCGACGTGCCGCAGGCAGCCAGCGAGCTGCAGGACCTCATGGCCGAGCTCGACGGCGACCACCTCGTCCTCGACATCACCAACAAGGACGCCCCGCAGCGCATCGCCCACCACCTGCGCGAGCGCCACGGTGGCGTCGACGTCGTCGTGCACAACGCCGGCATCATCCGCGACAAGAAGCTCGCCAACATGGCCGAGGACCGCTGGAGCAGCGTCATCGCAGTCAACCTCACCGCCCCCGAGCTGATCAGCCGCGAGCTCCTCGACTCCGGGGTGGTCAACGACGGCGGCCGGATCATCGGTGTCGCGTCGATCGCCGGCATCGCGGGCAACGTCGGCCAGACCAACTACGCGACCTCCAAGGCCGGGGTCATCGGCCTGGTCGAGAGCCTGCGCGACGAGCTCGACCGCGGCATCACCGTGAATGCCGTGGCGCCGGGCTTCATCATCACGCAGATGACGGCGGCCGTACCGTTCGCGACCCGCGAGGTCGGCCAGCGCCTCAACGCGATGTCGCAGGGCGGGCTGCCGGTCGACGTCGCCGAGACCATCGCCTGGTTCGCCAGCACCGGCTCGGGCGCCGTCAACGGCAACGTGGTGCGCGTGTGCGGCCAGATGATGCTGGGCGCCTGA
- a CDS encoding acetyl-CoA C-acetyltransferase: MQPTTRPVAVVGGNRIPFARSNTVYAGVSNQEMLTAAIDGLVDRFDLRGERLGEVEAGAVLKHSRDFNLTRESVLGSKLAPETPATDIQQACGTGLQAAIQVANKIALGVIDAGVAGGTDTTSDAPVAISDKLRRKLMRVNAAKDTASRLKALGAIRPGDIGLDIPQNGEPRTRMSMGEHAALTALEWRITREAQDELAVRSHHNLARSYDEGFQDDLVTPFRGVERDNNMRPDSSVEKLATLKPVFGKGSAATMTAGNSTPLSDGASAVLLSSDEWAEERGLPVLAHLVDAETSAVDYVNGHEGLLMAPAYAVPRMLARNGLTLQDFDFYEIHEAFASQVLSTLAAWEDPVFCKERLGLDAPLGEVDRDKLNVTGSSLAAAHPFAATGGRIVPVAAKLLANKGRGRALVSICAAGGQGVVAILER; encoded by the coding sequence ATGCAGCCCACCACCCGGCCCGTCGCAGTCGTCGGCGGCAACCGCATCCCGTTCGCCCGCTCCAACACGGTCTACGCGGGCGTCTCCAACCAGGAGATGCTCACCGCGGCGATCGACGGGCTGGTGGACCGCTTCGACCTGCGCGGGGAGCGCCTCGGCGAGGTCGAGGCCGGCGCCGTGCTCAAGCACTCGCGTGACTTCAACCTGACGCGTGAGTCGGTGCTGGGCTCGAAGCTGGCCCCGGAGACGCCGGCCACCGACATCCAGCAGGCCTGCGGCACCGGGCTGCAGGCCGCGATCCAGGTCGCCAACAAGATCGCGCTCGGCGTGATCGACGCCGGTGTCGCGGGCGGCACCGACACCACTTCTGACGCGCCCGTCGCGATCAGCGACAAGCTGCGCAGGAAGCTGATGAGGGTCAACGCCGCCAAGGACACCGCGAGCCGGCTCAAGGCCCTCGGCGCGATCCGCCCCGGCGACATCGGGCTCGACATCCCGCAGAACGGCGAGCCCCGCACCCGCATGTCGATGGGGGAGCACGCCGCCCTCACCGCGCTCGAGTGGCGGATCACCCGCGAGGCCCAGGACGAGCTCGCCGTCCGCTCGCACCACAACCTCGCCCGGTCCTACGACGAGGGCTTCCAGGACGACCTGGTCACGCCCTTCCGCGGGGTCGAGCGCGACAACAACATGCGCCCGGACTCCTCGGTCGAGAAGCTCGCCACGCTCAAGCCGGTCTTCGGCAAGGGCTCGGCGGCCACCATGACGGCGGGCAACAGCACGCCGCTGTCCGACGGCGCCTCCGCGGTGCTGCTCTCGAGCGACGAGTGGGCCGAGGAGCGCGGCCTCCCGGTGCTGGCCCACCTCGTCGACGCCGAGACGTCCGCCGTCGACTACGTCAACGGCCACGAGGGCCTGCTGATGGCACCGGCGTACGCCGTCCCGCGGATGCTGGCGCGCAACGGCCTCACCCTCCAGGACTTCGACTTCTACGAGATCCACGAGGCGTTCGCCTCGCAGGTGCTCTCGACGCTGGCCGCCTGGGAGGACCCGGTCTTCTGCAAGGAGCGCCTCGGTCTCGACGCGCCGCTCGGTGAGGTCGACCGCGACAAGCTGAACGTCACCGGCTCCTCGCTGGCCGCCGCCCACCCGTTCGCGGCGACGGGCGGCCGGATCGTCCCGGTCGCGGCCAAGCTGCTCGCGAACAAGGGCCGTGGACGTGCGCTGGTCTCCATCTGCGCGGCCGGCGGCCAGGGCGTGGTCGCGATCCTGGAGCGCTGA
- a CDS encoding class I SAM-dependent methyltransferase produces MGIGYAAAYRAHLTPWEKASRRQRPVLEVLLDREEADRPDRTRRALDLGCGRGAHTALLVERGWDAMGVDSVRQAVDVAVRRNGLDDARFVVGDVRHLVHSGVGVGFDLFLDVGCFQSLDTAGRAMMADNVTALAAPAATVLVHTSATRARPGWGPQASLEDLQRSYLGWDVAQVADARTVAGTWFRLTRG; encoded by the coding sequence ATGGGCATCGGCTACGCCGCCGCATATCGCGCGCACCTCACCCCCTGGGAGAAGGCGAGCCGGCGGCAGCGGCCCGTCCTCGAGGTCCTCCTCGACCGCGAGGAGGCCGATCGGCCCGACCGCACGCGTCGGGCCCTCGACCTCGGCTGTGGGCGGGGCGCCCACACCGCGCTGCTCGTCGAGCGCGGGTGGGACGCGATGGGGGTCGACTCCGTGCGCCAGGCCGTCGACGTGGCGGTGCGGCGCAACGGCCTCGACGACGCCCGGTTCGTGGTCGGGGACGTGCGACACCTCGTGCACTCCGGCGTGGGCGTGGGCTTCGACCTGTTCCTCGACGTCGGGTGCTTCCAGAGCCTCGACACCGCGGGCCGCGCGATGATGGCCGACAACGTCACGGCCCTCGCCGCGCCCGCTGCCACGGTCCTCGTGCACACCAGTGCCACCCGCGCGCGGCCCGGGTGGGGCCCCCAGGCCTCGCTCGAGGACCTCCAGCGGTCCTACCTCGGCTGGGACGTGGCACAGGTCGCCGACGCGCGCACCGTCGCCGGGACCTGGTTCCGCCTCACCCGCGGCTGA
- the pyrR gene encoding bifunctional pyr operon transcriptional regulator/uracil phosphoribosyltransferase PyrR — protein sequence MPAPEEADPGTDSTRADRTVLDARDISRALTRISHELLERNKGATDLVLLGLHTRGVPLARRIAERIATVEGAPVAVGELDVTMYRDDLRSQPTRRAHKTALPPGGIDKKVVVLVDDVLFSGRTIRAALDALADLGRPSAVRLAVLVDRGHRELPIRADHVGKNLPSALAERVSVRLSEVDGSDEVTIS from the coding sequence ATGCCTGCCCCCGAAGAAGCAGACCCCGGCACCGACAGCACGAGGGCCGACCGCACCGTCCTCGACGCCCGTGACATCTCCCGGGCGCTGACCCGGATCTCGCACGAGCTGCTCGAGCGCAACAAGGGCGCCACCGACCTGGTGCTGCTCGGCCTGCACACCCGCGGCGTACCCCTCGCGAGGCGCATCGCCGAGCGGATCGCGACCGTCGAGGGCGCCCCCGTCGCGGTGGGTGAGCTCGACGTGACGATGTATCGCGACGACCTGCGCTCGCAGCCGACGCGGCGCGCGCACAAGACCGCGCTGCCGCCCGGTGGGATCGACAAGAAGGTCGTCGTCCTCGTGGATGACGTCCTGTTCTCGGGCCGCACGATCCGGGCCGCGCTCGACGCCCTCGCCGACCTCGGCCGCCCGAGCGCCGTACGCCTCGCGGTGCTGGTCGACCGCGGTCACCGCGAGCTCCCGATCCGCGCCGACCACGTCGGCAAGAACCTCCCGAGCGCCCTGGCCGAGCGCGTCAGCGTCCGGCTCAGCGAGGTCGACGGCAGCGACGAGGTGACCATCTCGTGA
- a CDS encoding aspartate carbamoyltransferase catalytic subunit, with translation MKHLLSIDDLTTDEIHQLFETAADMHDVQNREVKKLPALRGRTVVNMFFEDSTRTRSSFEIAGKWLSADVINVSAKGSSTSKGESLRDTVLTVCAMGVDGLVIRHPASGAALQVSEWVDASVVNAGDGMHEHPTQALLDAYTLQRRLGSLEGRHVAIIGDLTHSRVFRSNIQCLTRLGARVTVVAPPTLMPSGVGAWSAAAGFETSYDIDAVLPTADAVMMLRVQRERMSGAFFPSAREYTVGYGLTRDRLALLKPDVPICHPGPMNRGLEIAADAADAAQSVVLEQVSSGLAIRMAVLYHLLAGDLQGENA, from the coding sequence GTGAAGCACCTGCTCTCCATCGACGACCTCACCACCGACGAGATCCACCAGCTCTTCGAGACCGCCGCCGACATGCACGACGTGCAGAACCGCGAGGTCAAGAAGCTGCCGGCGCTGCGCGGTCGCACGGTCGTCAACATGTTCTTCGAGGACTCCACGCGCACCCGCTCGTCCTTCGAGATCGCGGGCAAGTGGCTCTCCGCCGACGTCATCAACGTCAGCGCGAAGGGGTCGAGCACGTCCAAGGGCGAGAGCCTGCGCGACACCGTCCTGACGGTGTGCGCGATGGGCGTCGACGGCCTCGTGATCCGCCACCCCGCCAGCGGCGCGGCGCTCCAGGTCAGCGAGTGGGTCGACGCGTCGGTGGTCAACGCCGGCGACGGGATGCACGAGCACCCGACGCAGGCGCTCCTCGACGCCTACACGCTGCAGCGCCGGCTCGGCTCCCTCGAGGGCCGCCACGTCGCCATCATCGGCGACCTCACCCACAGCCGGGTCTTCCGCTCCAACATCCAGTGCCTGACGCGCCTCGGCGCGCGAGTGACGGTCGTGGCGCCGCCGACGCTGATGCCCAGCGGCGTCGGCGCGTGGTCGGCCGCGGCCGGGTTCGAGACGTCGTACGACATCGACGCCGTGCTGCCCACCGCCGACGCGGTGATGATGCTGCGCGTCCAGCGCGAGCGGATGTCGGGCGCCTTCTTCCCGAGCGCGCGGGAGTACACCGTCGGCTACGGGCTCACCCGCGACCGCCTCGCGCTGTTGAAGCCGGACGTCCCGATCTGCCATCCCGGCCCGATGAACCGCGGCCTGGAGATCGCCGCCGACGCCGCCGACGCCGCGCAGTCGGTCGTCCTGGAGCAGGTCTCCAGCGGCCTCGCGATCCGGATGGCCGTGCTCTACCACCTGCTCGCCGGAGACCTGCAAGGAGAGAACGCCTGA
- a CDS encoding dihydroorotase, whose translation MSLVIKGASLLGETSADLYVDDAGVLVDSAPAGAATIDAEGLVALPGLVDLHTHLREPGREDAETILTGSQAAALGGYTAVLAMANTSPVTDTAEAATRVWELGREAGLVHVQPVGAVTRGLGGEELAELGLMNRSRAGVTVFSDDGRCVHDARVMRRALEYVKAFGGVVSQHSQDPALAGPAACCHEGELSGRLGLPGWPGIAEEVIVARDVMLARHTGSRVHVAHVSTAGSVEVVRWAKAQGISVTAEVTPHHLLLTTDLLTGYDPTFKVNPPLRPQEDVEALRAALADGTIDAVATDHAPHARHDKEHAFVDAAFGMLGLETALGVVRTAVPDLSWADVARVMSVTPARIAGLADQGQALAPGSPAHVVLVDPDATVTVDREASASLSRNNPWHGRELGARVVHTVYGGRVTVRDGVLA comes from the coding sequence ATGTCGCTCGTGATCAAGGGCGCCTCGCTGCTCGGCGAGACCAGCGCTGACCTGTACGTCGACGACGCCGGGGTCCTCGTCGACTCCGCGCCGGCCGGTGCCGCGACCATCGACGCCGAGGGCCTGGTCGCCCTGCCCGGGCTCGTCGACCTGCACACCCACCTCCGCGAGCCGGGTCGTGAGGACGCCGAGACGATCCTGACCGGCTCGCAGGCTGCCGCGCTCGGTGGCTACACCGCCGTCCTGGCGATGGCGAACACGAGCCCCGTCACCGACACCGCCGAGGCCGCGACCCGCGTCTGGGAGCTCGGCCGTGAGGCCGGCCTGGTCCACGTGCAGCCGGTCGGTGCCGTGACGCGTGGGCTCGGTGGCGAGGAGCTCGCCGAGCTCGGCCTCATGAACCGCTCGCGCGCCGGGGTCACGGTCTTCTCCGACGACGGCAGGTGCGTCCACGACGCCCGCGTGATGCGCCGTGCGCTCGAGTACGTCAAGGCCTTCGGGGGCGTCGTGTCGCAGCACTCCCAGGATCCGGCGCTCGCAGGCCCGGCGGCGTGCTGCCACGAGGGCGAGCTGTCCGGTCGCCTCGGCCTGCCCGGCTGGCCCGGCATCGCGGAGGAGGTGATCGTCGCGCGCGACGTGATGCTCGCGCGCCACACCGGCTCGCGGGTCCACGTCGCCCACGTCTCGACGGCCGGCTCGGTCGAGGTCGTCCGCTGGGCGAAGGCCCAGGGGATCTCGGTGACCGCCGAGGTGACGCCGCACCACCTGCTGCTCACGACCGACCTGCTCACCGGCTACGACCCGACCTTCAAGGTCAACCCGCCGCTGCGCCCGCAGGAGGACGTCGAGGCACTCCGCGCCGCGCTGGCCGACGGCACCATCGACGCCGTCGCGACCGACCACGCCCCGCACGCGCGCCACGACAAGGAGCACGCGTTCGTCGACGCGGCCTTCGGGATGCTCGGCCTCGAGACCGCGCTCGGCGTCGTCCGCACCGCGGTGCCGGACCTCTCGTGGGCCGACGTCGCACGAGTCATGTCGGTGACGCCGGCCCGGATCGCCGGTCTCGCCGACCAGGGGCAGGCGCTCGCACCCGGGTCGCCCGCCCACGTCGTGCTCGTCGATCCCGACGCCACGGTCACCGTCGACCGCGAGGCCTCGGCCTCGCTGTCGCGCAACAACCCGTGGCACGGCCGCGAGCTCGGCGCCCGCGTCGTGCACACGGTCTACGGCGGCCGGGTGACCGTGCGCGACGGCGTGCTGGCCTGA
- a CDS encoding VOC family protein encodes MTAPTGWIQVFLDTPADRFEGAVAFWSDVTGWLPSERRGEDGQFLTLQPPAGPAYLKMQAVPGAPGLHLDLDHSDRAAAIEHARGLGATTAWVYEDVEVMRSPGGFTFCQTLLDAGLGTELVRDGATILDQVCLDVPQSHWEQETAFWRDLTGRELQEATAPGFARLVTPGQVRILLQRLDEVDGAVRAHPDLATTDRAGDTDRHVGLGADVVGVHAFWTVLTAPGGQVYCLTDRDPSTGVVAPR; translated from the coding sequence ATGACTGCCCCGACCGGCTGGATCCAGGTCTTCCTCGACACCCCCGCCGACCGGTTCGAGGGTGCCGTCGCGTTCTGGTCGGACGTCACGGGCTGGCTGCCGTCGGAGCGGCGCGGCGAGGACGGCCAGTTCCTCACCCTTCAGCCCCCGGCGGGTCCGGCGTACCTCAAGATGCAGGCGGTCCCCGGCGCACCGGGTCTCCACCTCGACCTCGACCACTCCGACCGCGCCGCGGCGATCGAGCACGCTCGGGGCCTCGGCGCGACGACCGCCTGGGTCTACGAGGACGTCGAGGTGATGCGCTCCCCCGGCGGCTTCACGTTCTGCCAGACGCTGCTCGACGCGGGCCTCGGGACGGAGCTGGTCCGCGACGGCGCCACGATCCTCGACCAGGTCTGCCTCGACGTGCCGCAGTCGCACTGGGAGCAGGAGACCGCGTTCTGGCGCGACCTCACCGGGCGCGAGCTGCAGGAGGCCACGGCGCCCGGCTTCGCCCGGCTCGTCACACCCGGCCAGGTGCGGATCCTGCTCCAGCGGCTCGACGAGGTCGACGGCGCGGTCCGGGCCCACCCCGACCTCGCCACCACCGACCGCGCGGGCGACACCGACCGGCACGTCGGCCTCGGCGCCGACGTCGTGGGCGTGCACGCGTTCTGGACCGTGCTGACCGCGCCCGGCGGGCAGGTCTACTGCCTCACCGACCGCGACCCGTCGACGGGAGTCGTGGCGCCCCGCTGA